The Streptomyces lienomycini sequence GCACCTGGCCCTCCTGGCCGGTGCCCGCTTCGCCGTGGAGCTGGGCCGCCGGGCCCCTCGCGGACAGGAACCGTCCTAGAGGAGCGCTACCGTGCCCCGCATGACGACCAAGGCAGGAACGACCGCCCCCGTCCTCGGCATCCGCGCCCTCAACCGGGCCACCCTGGCCCGCCAGTTGCTGCTGCGCCGCGCGTCGATGCCGACGGAGGCCGCCGTCGCGCACCTCGTCGGGCTCCAGGCCCAAAACGCGAAGCCCCCGTACTACGCGCTCGCCGCCCGGCTCGACGGCTTCACGCCCGAGGACCTGTCCGTGCCGATGGCCGACCGCCGCGTCGCCCGGCTCGTCACCCTGCGCTCCACCATCCACACCCACACCGCCGACGACTGCCTCACCCTGCGGCCCCTGGTGCAGGCCGCTCGCGACCGGGAGCTGGGCACCTTCCGCAAGGGCCTGACGGGCGTCGACCTGGACCGCCTCGCCCGCCTGGCCCGCGAACTGGTCGAGGCCGAGCCGCGGACCATGGGGCAGTTGCGCGAAGCCCTCCTCGCCGAGTGGCCCGACGCCGACCCGCAGGCCCTGGCCGTCGCCGCCCGCTGCCGTCTCCCGCTCGTGCAGGTCACGCCGCGCGGACTGTGGGGCCGCAGCGGCCAGGTCGCGCTCACCACCGCCGAGCACTGGCTCGGACGCCCCGCGCGGCCGGCATCCGCGCCGGCACCGGCGCCGGACGACACCGTGCTGCGCTACCTCGCCGCCTTCGGACCCGCGTCCGTGAAGGACATGCAGACCTGGGCGGGCCTGACCCGCCTCCGGGACGCCTTCGAACGCCTCCGGCCCCGCCTCCTCACCTTCCGGGCCCCGGACGGCACCGAACTCCTCGACCTCCCCGACGCGCCGCGCCCCGACCCGGACACCCCGGCCCCGCCGCGGTTCCTGCCCGAGTTCGACAACCTGCTCCTCTCCCACGCCGACCGCACCCGCCTCGTCCCGCCCGCGTACAAGGGCCGCACCTGGCGGAAGAACCAGGCCTACCGCGTCCTGCTCGTCGACGGCTTCGTGGCCGGACTGTGGAAGCTCGAGGACGACGCCCTCGTCGTCGAACCCTTCGACCGTCCCACGAAGCGGCAGTGGGACGAGATCACGGCCGAGGGCGAGCGGATGCTCGCGACGATGCACACCTCAGCCGCGTACGACATCCGCGTCGGGACCGTACGCGGCTGACCAGGAGACGGGGACGGGACCGGCATGGAGAGGGGCGTTGCGGGCCGCTCGTGGAGGCCCGCAACGCCCCCGGTTCTGCGCCTGAGGGGTACTCAGGGAGTCGAGGCGGTTGCCGGTCTGGAACGGTGGAGCCCGGACATGAGTCTCCTCAGGTGGTTGCCGGTGGGGGGTCGCACGGGCGTGGGGGGTTGGACGGGGGTCTCGGGACAGGCCCCCGTATGCCCGGGCGAGCGGCACGTGCTCACGCTAGAACCGGCGCTCGGCGCCGCCCAATGAGGGAACCCCCTAAGGGCGTCGGGCAGGGAAAACCCTCGGTTTACCGCCGGTAAACCCGGTCGTCGCCGGCCGGGCGGCCCCGGACGTCCGCGCTCAGTCGGTTCGGCGGCCCGCCGCCAGTCGCACGAGGTCCACCCGGGACCGGATCCCGAGCTTGCGGTAGACCCGGGTCAGGGTCGCCTCGACCGTCTTGACGCTGACGAACAGACGCGCGGCGATCTCCCGGTTGGTCGCGCCCTCCCTGACGAGCGCGGCCACCTGACGCTCCATCGGGGCGAGCCCCGCCAGCCCGTCCGGCTCGGCGGACGGCACCGGGGCGGTCCGGCCGCCCGCGCCGCGACGGCCGCCTCCACCCGCCGCAGCCAGGGCAGCGCCCGGCACCGCCGGAACAGCCGCGCCGCCTCGTCGTACGACGCCGACTCCGGGACCCGCCCCGGCCGTTCGGCGTGCAGCTCGGCCAGGGCGAACGCCGCCCGCGCCTCCTCCAGGCCGAAGCCGAGCCCGGCCAGCCGCTCCCGCGCCGACGCCAACCGGGTGACGGCCGCCCGGTGTTCGCCCCGGGCCGCCCGCACCAGGGCCTCGGACCGGTCGAGCACGGCGAGGACGCTCCCGCGCCCGAGCCGCAGCGCGTGCGCGCGGGCGGCCTCGATGACGTACAGCGCCTCGGCCGGCTCCCCGGTGCGCACCAGCGCCTCCGCCAGGTCGCCCTGCCACCGGCCGCGCGCCGGGTCGGTGATGCCCGCCCCGGCCTCCAGCTCCCGCACCCGGCGCAGCGCCCGTACGGCCGCCGCCGCGTCGCCCGCCACCAGCTGCGCGTGACCGAGCGCGGCCAGCGCCCGCGACAGGTACACGGCGTCGCCGTCCTCCTCCGTGCGCCGCACCGCCTCGCGCGCCAGTTCCAGCGCCCGGTCCGGATCGCCGCCCGCGGCCTCGGCGAGCGCGGCCTGCATCACGCCCGCGCCCTCCCCGATGCCCGCGTCGCGCGCCAGGGTCAGGCTCTCCCGGGACAGTTCGAGGGCCCGGCCGCAGTGGCCCGAGTGCAGTTCGGTCTCCGCGAGGAAACGCAGGTAGTGCACCTCGCTCTCGGCCATGCCGCGCCGGCGCACCTCGCGCAGCAGCGCGGTGACGGTGGTCCGCGCCTCGGCCAGCCGGTCGCTCATCACCAGCCACCGGAAGCGGGACGAGCCCGCCCCGTTGTGGTGGCACGCCACCCGCGGGTCCTGCGGCTCCTGGAGCGCCCGCTGGATGGTCGCCGGGGCGCCCGGATGGCCCATCAGCGTCTCCGACTGCGCCTGGAAGGCCAGCGCCAGCAGCTCGGTGCGCCGGTCCCCGGCCCGCGCCGCCAGCCGGGCCGCGTGCGCGGCCTCCTCCCGGCCCTGGGCGAAGTCGCCCTGCACCACCAGGGAGCGCCAGGCCAGCTGGTAGTGGACCAGGGCGAGCAGCCGGGGGTCGTCGCCCGCGTCGGCCAGGGCCTGCGGGAAGACCGCGTCGACCTCGCCGATGGCCTGCCCGGCCGCCTCGATCACCACCATCCACGCCCGTACCCGCTCGCCGGGGGCGGCGGCCCGGGTCAGCACCTCGCGGGCGATGTCCCGGGCGAGGTCGGGCTCACCCGCGGTGATGGCGTCCTCGGCCGCCGCCAGCCGCCGCTCGTCCGGCCCCGGTGCGCCGTCCGCCGGGGTGTGGCGGGCGGCCAGCAGCCCCAGCGAGGCGGCCACCGAGGGTGCCCCGCGGTCCCGGGCCAGTGCGGCCGCCTCCGCCAGCCGGGCCGCCACCCGCGGGTCCGTGCCGGTGGTGGCCAGCGCCAGGTGCCGGGCGCGTTCGATCGGGTCGAAGGCCGCCGTGGACAGCGCGGCGTGCGCGGCCCGCCGTTCCGGCGCCGGGGCCTCGGCGTACAGCGCGGCCGAGATCAGCGGATGCGCGAACCGTACGGTCGGACCCTCCGGGTCGGGCGCCAGCAGCCCGAGCGCCGCCGCCTGCGCCGTCTCCGCCTCGGCGTTCTCCCGGCCGGCCGCGCGCAGCAGCGCCGGGGTCGGGCGGGCACCGGCGCTGGCCACCAGGAGGGTGCGGCGTGCCTCGTCCGACAGCATCTCCAGCCGGGACAGGACCAGGGCCCGCAGCGAGGTCGGCACCGGCAGCGGCTCGCCCGGTCGCGGTGCGGCGGGGCTCTCGGCCAGGGCCCTGCCCAGTTCCAGCGCGAAGAGCGGGTTGCCGCCGCTGGTGCGGTGGATGTCCCGGACGGTGGAACGGTGCAGGCCGGAGTAGCCGCGCTCGTCGAGCAGCGCCGAGACCTGGGCGCGGGTCAGCGGCCCGAGGCGGACCGCGCGGGTGTCGGGCGGGGAGGCGCGCAGATGGCGGTCGTACTCGGCGTCGTCCGTCTCGGGCCCCTCCGTCCGTACCGCGCACAGCAGCCGTACGGGGGTCTCGCCCAGGCGGCGGGCGGCGAAGCCGAGGAGTTCCGCGCTGGCCGGATCGAGCCACTGGAGGTCGTCGGCGACGACGAGGACGGGTCCGTCGGCGGCGAGGGCGCGCAGCGCGGACAGCACGGCCAGCCGCAGCGCGAGACCGTCGCGCTGGAGGGTGGACTCGCCGCGGCCGGTGAGCGCCGACTCCAGGGCGGTGCGCTGGGCGGCGGGCAGCGCGTGGGACACCTCGTCGAGGACCAGGCCCAGGAGGTCGGCGAGGGCGAGGAAGGGGAGATGGGATTCGGACTCGGTGGCCGAGCAGCGCAACACGGTGCGCGCCGTGCGGGCGTATTCCCCGGCCAGGGTCCGCAGGACCGTCGACTTTCCAATTCCGGCGGGACCGTGCAGCAACACGCTGCCGCCCCGGGCCAGCTGCTCACGCGCCGCGCCGAACGAGTCCTCCCGCCCGATGACCAGGTCGGAGCGGCATCCGGCAGCCTCCGCGAAGTCCCGTGGCACGGTGACCGCTCCCCTCCGTGTGTCGTGTCCGGGCCAATATTAGGCAATGGCGCAATGCCTTACGGAGGTACGGAGAGGTGAGCCGAACAACAAACGGGGAGCACGGAAATCACACACCGCCGACGCCGGTGAATTCCGCCCGGGCCGCCGCTTCCTACGGCAGCCACCCCGTCCGGCGGGCGGTCGCGACGGCCTCCGTGCGGGTGCGGGCGCCCAGCTTGCGCATCGCCGAGCGCAGATAGCTCTTGACGGTCTCCGGGCCCACCCCGAGGCGCTCTGCCGCGGTCCCGTTCGTCGCGCCCGCCGCCACGCAGGCCAGCACGTCCACCTCGCGCGGAGCCAGCCGCGGCCCCGGGAGGGGCCCGGTCCCCGCCGCCAGCAGGCCGCACGCGCGCAGCAACTCCTCCCGCAGCGCTGGGTCCGTGATCCTCGGCGCCAGCGCCCGCAGCGCCGCGTGCGCCTCCCGCACCTGCTCCCAGGCCGCGCCGCCCGCCGGATCGTGCGCGGGCGCGTGCGCCGCCCGCGGTGCGGCCGCCGCCAGCAACTCGTCCGCCTCGTCCCGCAGCAGCAGCGCCTGCTCCGTGTCCCGCGCCGCCGCCACGGCCGCGCTCAGCGTGCGGTCGCCCAGCGGCTGGGCCGTGCGCAGGGCGCCGTACAGCACGCCGCGCACCCGGCGCCGTACGACCACCGGCACCGCCAGGACCGAGCGCAGGCCCTCGACGGCGACGGGGAGGTCGTACTCGTGGCTGATCTGCCGGGAGACCGAGTAGTCCGTCACGGCGCACGGCCGGCACAGCGCCACCGCCCTGCCGCCCAGGCCGTTGCCCGAGGTCACCGCGAGGGCGCTGAGCGCGGCCGTGGCCGTACCGCTCAGCTCGCTGATGCGCACCTGGCGCCGCCCGGACTCCAGGAGGCCGCCGAAGGCCACCGGCAGCCCGGTCGTGCGCCGCAGCCGCACCAGCGCGCTGCGGATCTCAGCCGCGTCCGCCGAGTCCACCGCCACTCGTTCCACCCTCCCTCGTGCCCGACCCGGGACGCACACCCCCGTTCGGGGGTAGTGAGACCCACATCACGCACTACACGATGGCACAGAGCCGCCCGGCAGGGCCCGGCACCGAGGAGGACAGATGACGACGGCCACGGAGCTGTTCCGCAGCGCACGGGACTTCCTGCTGGAGCACCGCGAGGACTACACCGCCGCCTACGAGGGCTTCACCTGGCCCCGCCCCGACCACTTCAACTGGGCGCTGGACTGGTTCGACGTCATCGCCGACGGCAACGAGCGCACCGCCCTGCACATCGTCGAGGAGGACGGCACAGAGGTCCGCGTCTCCTTCGCCGAGATGTCCGCCCGCTCCGACCGCGTCGCGAACCGCCTGCGCGAGTGGGGCGTCGGCCCGGAGGACCGGGTCCTCGTCATGCTCGGCAACCAGGCCGAACTGTGGGAGACCGCGCTCGCGGCGATGAAGCTGCGCGCCGTCGTCATCCCGGCCACCACCCTGCTCGGCCCCGCCGACCTGCGCGACCGCGTCGACCGCGGCCGGGTGAAGCACGTGATCGTCCGCTCCGAGGACACCGGCAAGTTCGACGACGTACCCGGCGACTACACGCGCGTCGCGGTCGGCGGCGGTGCGACGGCACCCGGCTGGCAGCGGTACGAGGACGTGTACACCGCCTCCGACACCTTCGTCCCGGACGGCCCGACCGCCGCCGACGACCCGCTGATGCTGTACTTCACCTCCGGCACCACCGCCCGGCCCAAGCTGGTCGAGCACACCCACGTGTCGTACCCCGTCGGGCACCTGGCGACCATGTACTGGATCGGGCTGAAACCCGGCGACGTGCACCTGAACATCTCCTCGCCCGGCTGGGCCAAGCACGCCTGGTCCAACCTGTTCGCGCCGTGGAACGCCGAGGCGACCGTCTTCCTGCACAACTACACCCGGTTCGACGCGGCCCGGCTGATGGCCGAGATGGACCGGGCCGGCGTGACCACCTTCTGCGCCCCGCCCACCGTGTGGCGCATGCTCATCCAGGCCGACCTGACGCAGCTCGCCACCCCGCCGCGGGAGGTCGTCGCCGCCGGTGAGCCGCTCAACCCCGAGGTGATCGAACAGGTCCGCCGCTCCTGGGGCCGGACCATCAGGGACGGCTTCGGGCAGACCGAGACCGCCGTCCAGGTCTCCAACAGCCCCGGACAGGTGCTGAAGACGGGCTCCATGGGCCGCCCCAGTCCCGGCTACCGGGTGGAGCTCCTCGACCCGGTGACCGGCGCACCGGGCGTCGACGAGGGCGAGATCGCCCTGGACCTGTCCGCCGGTCCCGTCGGCCTGATGACCGGCTACCACGGCGACCCTGACCGCACGGCCGAGGCGATGGCCGGCGGCTACTACCGCACCGGGGACATCGGCTCGCGGGACGCCGACGGATACCTGACGTACGTCGGACGCAGCGACGACGTCTTCAAGGCCTCCGACTACAAGATCTCCCCGTTCGAGCTGGAGAGCGCCCTGCTGGAGCACGAGGCGGTCGCCGAGGCGGCGGTCGTGCCGGCCCCCGACGACCTGCGGTTGGCCGTACCCAAGGCCTACATCGTGCTGGCGGCGGGCTGGGAGCCCGGCCCGGACACCGCGAAGGTGCTCTTCGAGCACTCCCGCCGGGTCCTCGCCCCCTACAAGCGGGTGCGCCGCCTGGAGTTCGGCGAACTGCCCAAGACCGTCTCCGGCAAGATCCGCCGCATCGAACTGCGCGAGGCCACCGCCGCCGGTTCCACCGACGAGCACCGCGAGGAGGACTTCCGGTGACCGAACCCTCCTACGCCCACGGGACCAGCACCACCCCGCTCCTCGGCGACACGGTCGGCGCCGATCTCGCCCGTGCGATCGCCGCCCACCCGGACCGCGAGGCCCTGGTCGACGTACCGTCCGGACGGCGCTGGACCTACGCCGAGTTCGGCGCCGCCGTCGACCAGGTGGCGCGGGGACTGCTCGCCAAGGGCGTCACCAAGGGCGACCGGGTCGGCATCTGGGCGGTCAACTGCCCCGAGTGGGTCCTCGTCCAGTACGCCACCGCCCGCATCGGCGTCATCATGGTGAACGTCAACCCCGCCTACCGGGCGCACGAGTTGGAGTTCGTCCTCCAGCAGTCCGGCGCCACCCTGCTGGTCGCCTCCCTCGCCCACAAGAGCAGCGACTACCGGGCGATCGTCGACCAGGTCCGCGGCCGGTGCCCCGCGCTGCGCGAGACCGTCCACATCGGCGACCCGTCCTGGGACGCGCTCACCGCGGGCGCCGCCGCGGTGGAGCAGGAGCGGGTCGACGCCCTCGCCGCCGAGCTGAGCTGCGACGACCCGGTCAACATCCAGTACACCTCCGGCACCACCGGCTTCCCCAAGGGTGCCGTCCTCTCCCACCACAACATCCTCAACAACGGCTACTGGGTGGGCCGTACGGTCGGCTACACCGAGCAGGACCGGGTGTGCCTGCCGGTGCCCTTCTACCACTGCTTCGGCATGGTGATGGGGAATCTGGGGGCCACCTCCCACGGCGCCTGCATCGTCATCCCCGCCCCGTCCTTCGAGCCGGTGGCCACGCTGGAGGCGGTGCAGCGGGAGCGCTGCACGTCCCTGTACGGCGTCCCGACCATGTTCATCGCGGAGCTGAACCTGCCGGACTTCGCCTCCTACGACCTCACCTCCCTGCGCACCGGCATCATGGCGGGCTCGCCCTGCCCGGTGGAGGTGATGAAGCGGGTGGTCGCCGAGATGCACATGGAGCAGGTCTCCATCTGCTACGGCATGACCGAGACCTCCCCGGTCTCCCTGCAGACCCGCATGGACGACGACCTCGAACACCGCACCGGCACCGTCGGCCGCGTCCTGCCGCACATCGAGGTCAAGGTCGTCGACCCGGTCACCGGCACGACCCTGCCGCGCGGCGACGCGGGCGAACTGCGCACCCGGGGCTACAGCGTGATGCTCGGCTACTGGCAGGAGCCGGAGCGGACCGCCGAGGCGATCGACCAGGGCCGCTGGATGCACACCGGGGACCTCGCGGTGATGCGCGAGGACGGGTACGTGGAGATCGTCGGCCGCATCAAGGACGTGATCATCCGGGGCGGCGAGAACATCTACCCGCGCGAGGTCGAGGAGTTCCTGTACGCCCACCCGAAGATCGCGGACGTCCAGGTCGTCGGCGTACCGCACGAGCGCTACGGCGAGGAGGCCCTCGCCTGCGTCGTCGTGCGCGACGCGGCCGACCCGCTCACCCTGGAGGAGCTGCGGGAGTACTGCGACGGGCAGCTCGCCCACTACAAGGTCCCCACCCGCCTCCAACTCCTGGACTCCTTCCCGATGACCGTCTCGGGGAAGGTGCGCAAGGTGGAGCTGCGGGAGCGGTACGGAGAGCGCGCCTGACGAGGCCTACTGGATCAGCTCGAGGTGCGGGTGGTCCGTGGACGCCGGGCAGACGTGGAGCTGCAGGCCGTAGCCGCCGGCGACGACGACGCGGGTGTAGTTGGCCGGGGGAACGCCGGGCGGGAGCGGATCCCGCGCCTGGTCTCCCTCGGGGGCCCAGCTTGTGGAGCCGGCGTTCCATTCGGTCGACGCGATGGTCAGCAGCGGGTCCATCGCGGCGCCGCACACGGAGCAGAGGCGGGGCATGGGATCGGTCAGACCCCAACGGGACCAGCCACCGGCCTTCCAGCCGGGGGCGACGGACAGCTTGTTCCCGTAGAACTCCTGCGGCGCCACGGCGTAGGAGTCGTCCACCGCGGGCCCGGCGGCCCGCCACCGGTCCCAGTCCGCGAGCTGTTCCCGCAACTCCTTGTCCAGCTCCATGAAGTGGGGGTACTCGGTGACCTCCTCCGGCGAGAGCAGGGACGGCGCGGGCACGTAGTCGGAGGTCTGGACCGCGGGCGGTTCGGGAGGCGTGGCGAGGACGTCGGTGACCGCGGTGGCGGACCGCCAGAACAGCGCGGTCCTGGGGTGCTCCGGGTGGTCGAAGGGGCACCACAGCACCTGGAGCAGATCGGCGTCGGACCCCCCGGGCCGGGCCAGCAGGGGAATGTCACGCCGGTACAGCTGGGCCACGGGCACCATGGCGATCGGGCCCTCGGGCCACGGGTGCCCGGCGTAGATCCGGGTGAGGACCGCCTTCTCCTCGGGCGTGTATTCGACTCCCCGTGGGTTGCCGCGCGACCGGTTCGCCGCAGCGGTCTGGATGCGCCGTTGTTCCCGCACGTCCTCCGGTGACGAGGGGTCGTTGAACTGGTCCCACTCGTGCGGTCCGGTGCAGTACGGCCACGGCTCGTCGGCGGGCCACCGCAGCGGCCCGCCGACCGAGCTGTCGTCCGGCGTCGGCGACCCGGCGCGAGGGTGCAGCCGGGTCGCCGTGCGGGCCAGCGGGGCCAGTTGGGGGAAGACCGCGGTGACGTCGAACGGCCGCGGTGGGGTGGTGCGACTCATACTGGCTCCCGATGGCGAGATTCGGCTGGGTTCAGTTCCCGAGGTTGAGTGTCCCGGTGTTGCCCTTCGTGTTGGGGATGTAGACCTCGGGGAACAGCGGTTGCGACGTCCCGTCCGCCCGCTGCACTGTAGCGGTCATGGTGACCCCGAGGGGGATGGTGCTGGTGTCGTCCCGGTAGTCGGGTGTCACCTGGTAGAAGAGGGCGTCGGTGGCCTTGAAGTTGGTGTCCTCCTTCACCAGCTTCTGTGCCGCCTGCTCGAAGGTCCGCATGCTGGGCGTGCCGGTGTTCATGCCGGACTGCCAGCAGGGGACGAGATTGTCCTGCCCGCCGTCCAGTATCTGGCCCTTGCCGCCGAGTACGTTGGGTATCAGGTGACAGCGGGCGAGGCCGGCCTTCGGAGCGTAGGTGTCGCGGTACAGCTGCGCGTCCTGCCATCCGGTGATGTCACCGGAGGCGTCGGAGCCGCCGTCGAGGTTCTTCCCCAGGCAGGCCGTCGCCTTGGCCGCGCGGGTGCCGGGTCCGTTCGGTGTGGTGGTCTTGTTGACCTCGTCGACGGCCTGGGTGGTGTTCTCGATCCATCCGTCACCGGCCCGGACCGATCCGGTCGGCAAGGTCTGCAGACAGGCGCCCTGCCGGACGGCGGTGGAGTCCGTGATCTTCAACAGGAACTGCTCGGCCTCCAGAACCCGCTGGTCCACGAAGCCGTCGGAGAGCTGGGCCTCGGCGGCCTGGTTGGCAGCTTGCGGTATGTGGGCGCGCACGCAGGGCCTGCTGGGGTCCGCGTTCCCCAACTGCTGGACGGCCCAGCCGCCACCGGTGTCCTTGAGGACGATCTCGCTGCACAGGGAACCGTCGGTTCCTCCCTCATGGGTGGCCGCGAAGGGGAACGTGCCACAGCTGTCGTTCGCGACGACGTTCGGCATCGGCTGGAAGGGGTCGGACCCCCCGCAGGTGCGACTGGTGCGGTCGGAGATGCCGCTCTTCGCACGCGTCAGCGGCTTGGCGGCCCCCCAGCCGTCGGCGAGGTTCTGCTGAGCCCACTGGTATCCGACCGCCGCGGCACCCGCCGTGCCGTCCATCTCGACGGTCGGCATGATGCTGGGCACCACGCAGCCGGGGCTGGGCGTGCCGGTGGACGTGGCGTCGCGGACGTCGTCGTCGCAGCGGATCTCCTTTGGATTGCTCCAGGAGGCGCTCGGGTCCGTGATCGTGGCGCCGGGATAGGACACGTACAGCATGTACGACGTCGTGAACTCGGTCTTCGTGCCGGGGGCCGGTGACGAGGAGTAGGAGACATGGCCGTTGCGGGAGTCGCCCTTGACCATGGCGCCCCCGTACCACGGAGCGTTCTTGGTGGCCGTGCAGCCGGCCGAGCACGAGGACCTGAACTTCGCGATCAGGGACGTCACGGCGCCGGTCGCGCCGGTCATCGTCACGGTGACGTGCTCGTTCCACGTTGTGTCCGCGGCGGGCAGGAGGGCACTGGTGAGCACCTCCAGGGTGCCGGTGCCGACCTCCTTGCCGTTGCTGTCCTTGAGTACGTACAGGACGGTGAGGCCGGTCACGCAGTAGCCGAACCGGTTGAAGGTCCAGGTTCCCGGCTTGGTGATCGCACAGCTGGCCGAGTCGACGGGGTCGGCCGCGGCCGTCGACTGCGCTCCGGCGAGGTCCTGTTGCGCCCCGGTCGGCGCCTTCGGCGCGGCTCTCATGGTGACGCAGGACTCCACCGCGCCCGCCCTGCGCTCGCGGGAACCGGTGGGAGTGGGCGTGCAGTGTTCCCCGGGGGTGACGCGGAGGGGCTCCGTCTCCACCGGGGCCGGGGGGTTGGCCGGGGCTGCCGCTTTGATCCGGTCCACCGTGCGGGGGGCCGCGGCGGACGCCTCGGAGACCGGCGCCATCGCGGTGGTGGTGACACCGAGGGCCAGGACGGCCAGCAACGGGACGGCCGCCCGTTGGAGCCGGGTGAACAGCGAGAATGGTCGCATTGTCGTACATGCCTTTCGGATGTGACGTGCTGCCTGGTGAGCGGGGCCCGGGGGACGCACGGGACCGCCCCGCCGGGCACCGGCGGGGCGGGGCATCACCCGTTGCGCGAGTGGGGGGTCCTCGTCAGAAGGGGACGAGGTCGTCGACGAAGTCGGAGACCAGCTCCTTGCCTTCGTGCGCGATCTTGCTGACCACGGGGGAGGCCTTCTTCACGAGCGACTTCACCGCCTTGCCGCGGCCGAAGGTGGCCAGGTTGAGGGCGGCGCTTCCGACCGAGCTGACGAACTCGCCGCTGAGGAAGCCGTGTTCGATACCGGTGAAGAGAGCGCTCAGCGCGCCGGCGCCCAGCGACACATAGCCGAAGAACGCCGCGCCCGCGGCGAGCGGCGGGAAGACCAGACTGGCGGCACCAAGTCCGGCGGCGATCAGGCCCGAGGCGACGCTGACCTTGTTGGCGGTGTCGGCCCACCAGCCGGCGTCCGACCACCAGTCCTCGCCCTCCCCTCCGGTGCCGGTGTCGGTGCCGTTGGGGCGGACTTCGTCGTTGGTGCCGCTGTCGGCCGGGTTTCTGCCCTGCTGGCGTTGCTCCCTCGCCTTCTCGGCGGCCTCACGGGCCTTCTCCTGGATCTCGATCCGGCGCTTCTGGTCGGCGATCTGGTGTGCCTGGCTGGCGGCGGCGGCAGCCGCCGCCTTGTCCCGGCCCGCCTGCAGCTCGGACTGGCGGGCGGCCGCCGCGGACGCCTGAGCGCTGTAGGAGGACTGGAGTGCCGAACGGGCGGCGTCGATGGCCTTGTTCGCGGAGTAGTTCGCCGACCGGGACGCCTGGCGCGCGGTCGCGGCCGCCGCGCTGGCCTGGTTGGCCGAAGCCTGGGCGGCAGCCGACGAACGGTCGGCGGCGTCGGCGTTGTCCTCGGCCTGCTGGGAGTAGCCGCTCGCCTTGTCCGCCGCGTCCAGCGCCTTGTCGGCCCACTCCTGCGCCTCTTCGCCTGCCTTGCGCGCGTCGGCTGCCGCCTTCGAGGCATCCGCCGCGTCCTTCTG is a genomic window containing:
- a CDS encoding DNA/RNA non-specific endonuclease, producing MRPFSLFTRLQRAAVPLLAVLALGVTTTAMAPVSEASAAAPRTVDRIKAAAPANPPAPVETEPLRVTPGEHCTPTPTGSRERRAGAVESCVTMRAAPKAPTGAQQDLAGAQSTAAADPVDSASCAITKPGTWTFNRFGYCVTGLTVLYVLKDSNGKEVGTGTLEVLTSALLPAADTTWNEHVTVTMTGATGAVTSLIAKFRSSCSAGCTATKNAPWYGGAMVKGDSRNGHVSYSSSPAPGTKTEFTTSYMLYVSYPGATITDPSASWSNPKEIRCDDDVRDATSTGTPSPGCVVPSIMPTVEMDGTAGAAAVGYQWAQQNLADGWGAAKPLTRAKSGISDRTSRTCGGSDPFQPMPNVVANDSCGTFPFAATHEGGTDGSLCSEIVLKDTGGGWAVQQLGNADPSRPCVRAHIPQAANQAAEAQLSDGFVDQRVLEAEQFLLKITDSTAVRQGACLQTLPTGSVRAGDGWIENTTQAVDEVNKTTTPNGPGTRAAKATACLGKNLDGGSDASGDITGWQDAQLYRDTYAPKAGLARCHLIPNVLGGKGQILDGGQDNLVPCWQSGMNTGTPSMRTFEQAAQKLVKEDTNFKATDALFYQVTPDYRDDTSTIPLGVTMTATVQRADGTSQPLFPEVYIPNTKGNTGTLNLGN
- a CDS encoding AMP-binding protein, whose amino-acid sequence is MTTATELFRSARDFLLEHREDYTAAYEGFTWPRPDHFNWALDWFDVIADGNERTALHIVEEDGTEVRVSFAEMSARSDRVANRLREWGVGPEDRVLVMLGNQAELWETALAAMKLRAVVIPATTLLGPADLRDRVDRGRVKHVIVRSEDTGKFDDVPGDYTRVAVGGGATAPGWQRYEDVYTASDTFVPDGPTAADDPLMLYFTSGTTARPKLVEHTHVSYPVGHLATMYWIGLKPGDVHLNISSPGWAKHAWSNLFAPWNAEATVFLHNYTRFDAARLMAEMDRAGVTTFCAPPTVWRMLIQADLTQLATPPREVVAAGEPLNPEVIEQVRRSWGRTIRDGFGQTETAVQVSNSPGQVLKTGSMGRPSPGYRVELLDPVTGAPGVDEGEIALDLSAGPVGLMTGYHGDPDRTAEAMAGGYYRTGDIGSRDADGYLTYVGRSDDVFKASDYKISPFELESALLEHEAVAEAAVVPAPDDLRLAVPKAYIVLAAGWEPGPDTAKVLFEHSRRVLAPYKRVRRLEFGELPKTVSGKIRRIELREATAAGSTDEHREEDFR
- a CDS encoding helix-turn-helix transcriptional regulator translates to MAVDSADAAEIRSALVRLRRTTGLPVAFGGLLESGRRQVRISELSGTATAALSALAVTSGNGLGGRAVALCRPCAVTDYSVSRQISHEYDLPVAVEGLRSVLAVPVVVRRRVRGVLYGALRTAQPLGDRTLSAAVAAARDTEQALLLRDEADELLAAAAPRAAHAPAHDPAGGAAWEQVREAHAALRALAPRITDPALREELLRACGLLAAGTGPLPGPRLAPREVDVLACVAAGATNGTAAERLGVGPETVKSYLRSAMRKLGARTRTEAVATARRTGWLP
- the lbuL gene encoding linear/branched/unsaturated fatty acid:CoA ligase LbuL; protein product: MTEPSYAHGTSTTPLLGDTVGADLARAIAAHPDREALVDVPSGRRWTYAEFGAAVDQVARGLLAKGVTKGDRVGIWAVNCPEWVLVQYATARIGVIMVNVNPAYRAHELEFVLQQSGATLLVASLAHKSSDYRAIVDQVRGRCPALRETVHIGDPSWDALTAGAAAVEQERVDALAAELSCDDPVNIQYTSGTTGFPKGAVLSHHNILNNGYWVGRTVGYTEQDRVCLPVPFYHCFGMVMGNLGATSHGACIVIPAPSFEPVATLEAVQRERCTSLYGVPTMFIAELNLPDFASYDLTSLRTGIMAGSPCPVEVMKRVVAEMHMEQVSICYGMTETSPVSLQTRMDDDLEHRTGTVGRVLPHIEVKVVDPVTGTTLPRGDAGELRTRGYSVMLGYWQEPERTAEAIDQGRWMHTGDLAVMREDGYVEIVGRIKDVIIRGGENIYPREVEEFLYAHPKIADVQVVGVPHERYGEEALACVVVRDAADPLTLEELREYCDGQLAHYKVPTRLQLLDSFPMTVSGKVRKVELRERYGERA
- a CDS encoding winged helix DNA-binding domain-containing protein translates to MTTKAGTTAPVLGIRALNRATLARQLLLRRASMPTEAAVAHLVGLQAQNAKPPYYALAARLDGFTPEDLSVPMADRRVARLVTLRSTIHTHTADDCLTLRPLVQAARDRELGTFRKGLTGVDLDRLARLARELVEAEPRTMGQLREALLAEWPDADPQALAVAARCRLPLVQVTPRGLWGRSGQVALTTAEHWLGRPARPASAPAPAPDDTVLRYLAAFGPASVKDMQTWAGLTRLRDAFERLRPRLLTFRAPDGTELLDLPDAPRPDPDTPAPPRFLPEFDNLLLSHADRTRLVPPAYKGRTWRKNQAYRVLLVDGFVAGLWKLEDDALVVEPFDRPTKRQWDEITAEGERMLATMHTSAAYDIRVGTVRG